In Sphingobacterium sp. SYP-B4668, the sequence TGTACGCCCACTACAGATGACATATTGATAAAGGATCCCTTGCGGTTTTTCATCATTATTTTGGAGGCCGCTTTGGTAACGTTGAATACAGATTTAAGGTTGACGTTGATAACATCGTCCCAATTCTCCTCAGTCATACGCATCAAAAGTCCGTCTTTGGTAATTCCCGCATTGTTGACCACAATATCAATAGTGCCGAAGTCATTAACAATATCATTGATCAGTTGTTCAGCTTCTGCAAATTTAGAAGCGTCGGAACGATAACCTTTTACAGTTGTGCCGAAAGCTTGTAGCTCTTGTTCAAGTGCTTGACCTTTCTCCACGGAAGATAGGTAGGTGAAAGCAACATTTGCACCATTTTGCGCAAATACTTCTGCTATTTTTCGTCCTATACCTTTGGATGCTCCCGTGACTAGAGCTGTTTTTCCTTCCAATAATTTCATCTATATTCTTTTAAAAGGGTTGACGAGACGGACCTTGACTTATTTCGGTCGGGCTCATATGTGATTTATTTGTTGCTAAATGTGATTGTCAGAATCGATTCTTCTCTATGCTTAAGTAAAGTTAAGACTAGGATGATATCGCTCCTACATCCGTATCCTAAAGTTGTAAATTTACAGATTGACCACAAAAGTGTTAAAAATCCTTGTATATTACCAATTTTTGCCCTAAGAAAGTTTACAATATTATGGGAAGTGTCGTAGATATGCTCCTGAATATTTGTCGGTTGTCATTCTCAAAAAAGAAAAGGGCCGTTTTTGATAAAAATGTAGATTAATGAAAGAAATTTGACAAAAGCATTGGTAATAAATCAAATTGTATAGTAAATTTGCAACAATCACAAAGACATGGGTAAAAGCAAAAAGAATTACGAAGACGTTGACGTCGTATTAATAGGCGCAGGAATTATGAGCGCTACTTTGGGTACATTGATAAATGAATTAAACCCACATGTTAAGATTGAGATGTTCGAGCGGTTGGATTTGGTCGCGGCGGAGAGTTCGGATGCTTGGAATAATGCCGGTACAGGTCACTCTGCATTATGTGAACTTAACTATACACCTCAGAAGGCGGACGGAAGTGTCGATATTAAGAAAGCAATCAGCATTGCTGAATCATTTGAGATTTCGAAACAATTTTGGACTTATCTTGTCGAAAAGGAGATTGTAAGAGATCCGGCTAACTTTATCAAAAGCATCCCTCACATGAGCTGTGTCTTTGGAGAGGAAAATGTCAATTTTCTCAAAACACGCTTCACGACAATGACAGAAAATACACTATTCAAAGGGATGGAGTATTCTGAAGACAAAGAGGTGCTTCAAAATTGGGTTCCGTTGGTAATGGAGGGAAGGGATGAAAACGAGAAAATTGCCGCTACGAAGATGGATATCGGAACCGATGTGAATTTTGGGGCGTTGACACGTGATTTGATCGATCACTTGGTTAAAAAGGATAATTTTGCTTTATGCTTAGAGCATGAGGTGAAAGACATAGAACGTGAGGATGATGGTAGGTGGGAGATAGAAGTCAAAGACCTTAATACAGGTAAAAAGAGAGATTTAAAAGCCAAATTTGTATTTATTGGTGCTGGGGGGCATTCCCTACTCTTACTAGAAAAATCTGGAATCCCCGAGGCCAAAGGTTACGGTGGCTTCCCCGTAGGCGGGCAATGGTTGCGTTGTACAAATGAGGAAGTGATTGCGAGACATCATGCAAAGGTGTATGGTAAAGCTTCTGTAGGCGCTCCTCCAATGTCGGTGCCGCATTTGGATACTCGTTATATTGACGGAAAACAAGCACTTTTATTCGGACCATATGCAGGCTTCTCTACCAAATTCTTGAAAAAGGGCTCATTTTTTGATTTACCAGCGTCTATCAAACTTAGCAATATCCGTCCAATGCTTGCAGCAGGATGGGATAACATGGACTTGACGAAATATCTAATTACAGAAGTCATGAAAAGTCCTAAAGACAAATTGGAGTCACTTAAAGAGTATATGCCGAATGCTAAACAGGAGGATTGGGAATTGGAGATTGCCGGGCAGCGGGTACAAGTGATAAAGAAGGACAAGAAGCACGGTGGCGTATTGGAATTCGGAACGGAAGTTGTCGCTAGTTCGGACGGTTCGTTAGCTGCTCTTTTGGGTGCTTCCCCGGGAGCGTCGACTTCTGTTAAAATTATGGTGGAGCTGTTGAAAAAATGCTTCCCCGAACGTGCAAAGACAGATGGATACCGGACGAAGTTAAGAGAAATGATCCCAACATGGGGGAAAGCTCTTGCCGATGACCCTGTTTTATGTGATGCTACTCGTCGTCGTACACATACGGCTTTGAAATTGGATTACACCAAATAAAAAAAAATACTTATGGGGTGCTGAAGGTGGTAGTTGCATAACTGTTGCCGCAAAACAGGCTGAGATTATACCCAATACCCAAGCTTTCCAAACCCGGAAGCTTGGGTATATACCTGATCCGGATAATGCCGGCGTAGGGATTTTAATTTCGAAATATATTGTTTTAAATAGCCGAATCCATAGGTGTGTATTTTTAGATATACTCCTTAGATATGGAAATGATTGCCTTATGGAAAGATCTCTATCAACAGATTGTCCAAACTTCTTTTTTACAATGGCTAGGGGTGACCGCGGGAGTTACCCAAGTCATGCTGTCCAAGAATAATAAAGTATCCAATTACTTATTCGGAATCGTCAGTATCGTGGCGACCATGATTGTCCTGTATGAGGCTAAGCTCTATGCAGAGATTGCATTGAATATGTATTATCTGGTGATGAGCATATACGGTTGGTGGTATTGGACGGCAAATAGGACAGCCTCGCAGAAGGCAATCAGCAGCTGCACACAGCAGGATTGGATGGTTGTGCTCGCTATTGTGGCAATTGCATTTGCTACTTTCTATTGCGTCTTGACGCATCTAACTGATTCTGACGTTCCAGTATGGGATGCTTGGGTGTCGGCTACAGCTTGGGCGGGTATGTGGTTATTGGCCAAACGAAAGATTGAGAATTGGATTCTCTTAAATATATCGAATTTGTTTGCCATTCCCTTGTATTATCATAAGGGGTTGTTGTTGTACGCGATATTGACATCCTATTTGTTTATAATTGCTTTCTTGGGATATTTCAACTGGAGAAGACTGATGAATATTAAAACAAAACTCGGTTATGCTAATGAATAAAATAGATAAAGATATAGTAGAGAGTAATGTATTTATATCTATTGAAAAACAATGTCTTACGGATGAGCAATTAACTTTATCTTATCGTAGAAAATGGTTTAAGCTTTGGGTGCCTAAAGAATTGGGCGGTGAAGAGTTGACATTGATAGAAGGTGTAAGATTTTTAGAGAACTTGGCCTATTTGGACGGCAGTCTAGGCTGGACAGTGACTTTGTGTGCGGGAGCAAATCTATTCGTGGGGTTTATTGATAGGGAGAAGGGAGACGAAGTCTTTAAAGACGAGCGTGTGTGCTTAGGAGGGAGCGGTATGCTTAATGGGCAGGCGACAATTGTGGAGGGTGGATATTTAGTAAGTGGACAGTGGAGGTATGCCACAGGGGCACTTCATCTTACCCATTTCACGGCTAATGTCCAAGTGTTTGATGCCAATGGACCGCTAGTGGATGGAGTGGACAACCCTGTGTACATCACTATATTCGTGGACAGTAAGGAAGTTCATATAATAAAGGATTGGTGTACATTTGGTCTTGAAAGTACAGCTAGT encodes:
- the fabG gene encoding 3-oxoacyl-[acyl-carrier-protein] reductase gives rise to the protein MKLLEGKTALVTGASKGIGRKIAEVFAQNGANVAFTYLSSVEKGQALEQELQAFGTTVKGYRSDASKFAEAEQLINDIVNDFGTIDIVVNNAGITKDGLLMRMTEENWDDVINVNLKSVFNVTKAASKIMMKNRKGSFINMSSVVGVQGNAGQANYAASKSGIIGFSKSVAKELGSRNIRANVVAPGFIRTEMTEVLDPKVVAGWEAGIPLKRAGEAEDVANACLFLASDLSAYITGQVIPVDGGML
- a CDS encoding malate:quinone oxidoreductase — protein: MGKSKKNYEDVDVVLIGAGIMSATLGTLINELNPHVKIEMFERLDLVAAESSDAWNNAGTGHSALCELNYTPQKADGSVDIKKAISIAESFEISKQFWTYLVEKEIVRDPANFIKSIPHMSCVFGEENVNFLKTRFTTMTENTLFKGMEYSEDKEVLQNWVPLVMEGRDENEKIAATKMDIGTDVNFGALTRDLIDHLVKKDNFALCLEHEVKDIEREDDGRWEIEVKDLNTGKKRDLKAKFVFIGAGGHSLLLLEKSGIPEAKGYGGFPVGGQWLRCTNEEVIARHHAKVYGKASVGAPPMSVPHLDTRYIDGKQALLFGPYAGFSTKFLKKGSFFDLPASIKLSNIRPMLAAGWDNMDLTKYLITEVMKSPKDKLESLKEYMPNAKQEDWELEIAGQRVQVIKKDKKHGGVLEFGTEVVASSDGSLAALLGASPGASTSVKIMVELLKKCFPERAKTDGYRTKLREMIPTWGKALADDPVLCDATRRRTHTALKLDYTK
- the pnuC gene encoding nicotinamide riboside transporter PnuC, whose translation is MEMIALWKDLYQQIVQTSFLQWLGVTAGVTQVMLSKNNKVSNYLFGIVSIVATMIVLYEAKLYAEIALNMYYLVMSIYGWWYWTANRTASQKAISSCTQQDWMVVLAIVAIAFATFYCVLTHLTDSDVPVWDAWVSATAWAGMWLLAKRKIENWILLNISNLFAIPLYYHKGLLLYAILTSYLFIIAFLGYFNWRRLMNIKTKLGYANE
- a CDS encoding acyl-CoA dehydrogenase, with amino-acid sequence MNKIDKDIVESNVFISIEKQCLTDEQLTLSYRRKWFKLWVPKELGGEELTLIEGVRFLENLAYLDGSLGWTVTLCAGANLFVGFIDREKGDEVFKDERVCLGGSGMLNGQATIVEGGYLVSGQWRYATGALHLTHFTANVQVFDANGPLVDGVDNPVYITIFVDSKEVHIIKDWCTFGLESTASHSFMMDNVFVPQNQIYSLRPDCATRKEILYQYPFMPFAEVTLLANYMGMFSRFLDLVTNIFHKKASSAKWQATYGDYLMQLSSGVMTDFQKMREEVYTDIALSWDNLLKGVDNKDVYTRIAKNSRRMVSFIKNKVIALYPFCGIMAAQRDHILNIVFRNLFTATQHSLLLAEDSDE